In Blastococcus saxobsidens DD2, the genomic stretch CGGCTCTACGGCTGCGGCACCAGCGACATGAAGTCCGGCGACGCGGTCATGCTGCGGCTCGCCGCGGTCTTCGGCGTGCCGGGCGCGCAGCCCGCGCACGACCTCACCTTCGTCTTCTACGACAACGAAGAGGTCGAGTCGGTCAAGAACGGTCTCGGCAGGGTGGCCCGGGAGCGCCGCGGCTGGCTCTACGGCGACCTCGCCATCCTGCTCGAGCCGACCGACGGCGAGATCGAGGCCGGCTGCCAGGGCACGCTGCGCGCGGTGCTGTCGACGACGGGCCGGCGGGCGCACAGCGCGCGCAGCTGGCTGGGGGAGAACGCCATCCACGGGCTGTCCGGGGCGCTGGCGGCGCTCGCCGCCTACCGGCCGCGGGAGGTGGAGATCGACGGCTGCACCTACCGCGAGGGCCTCAACGCGGTGGGCATCTCCGGAGGGGTCGCCGGGAACGTCATCCCCGACGAGTCGGCCCTCACCGTCAACTTCCGCTACGCCCCTGACCGGGACGAGGACGCCGCGGAGGCGCACGTCCGGGAGGTCTTCGCCGACGCGACCGCCTCCGGCGCGACGCTCACCGTCGTCGACAACGCCGGAGGAGCCCTCCCCGGCCTGGCCGAGCCGGCCGCGGCGGCGTTCGTCGCCGCGGCGGGCCGCCCGGCGCGGGCCAAGCTCGGCTGGACCGACGTCGCCCGGTTCGCCGCGTTCGGCATCCCGGCGATCAACTACGGGCCCGGGGACCCCCAGCTGGCCCACACCCGCGAGGAGCACGTCCTCGTCGACCGGTTGCAGCCGGCCGTGGACGCGCTCACCGCCTACCTGTCCCGGAGCAGCTCATGACCACCCCGCCGTCCGACGGCCACCGCTCGGGCCGGATCCGCCACAAGGGACCGGTGATGCTGCGTGGGGGCGAGCCGGACCCGCAGCACCGGGGCACGACCACCGACCAGCGGTTGCTGGACCGGCAGGGCACGGCGGACTGGGTGCACACCGACCCGTGGCGGGTCATGCGGATCACCTCGGAGTTCGTCGAGGGCTTCGGCCTCCTCGCCGAGCTGCCGCCCGCGGTCAGCGTCTTCGGCAGCGCCCGGACACCGCGCGACCACCCGCACTACGCGGCC encodes the following:
- the dapE gene encoding succinyl-diaminopimelate desuccinylase; this translates as MSAQPDLDLSSDVLALTRALVDAPSVSGSETALADAVESALRALGGLEVERVGDAVLARTNLDRPTRVVLAGHLDTVPIADNVPSRLDVATGRLYGCGTSDMKSGDAVMLRLAAVFGVPGAQPAHDLTFVFYDNEEVESVKNGLGRVARERRGWLYGDLAILLEPTDGEIEAGCQGTLRAVLSTTGRRAHSARSWLGENAIHGLSGALAALAAYRPREVEIDGCTYREGLNAVGISGGVAGNVIPDESALTVNFRYAPDRDEDAAEAHVREVFADATASGATLTVVDNAGGALPGLAEPAAAAFVAAAGRPARAKLGWTDVARFAAFGIPAINYGPGDPQLAHTREEHVLVDRLQPAVDALTAYLSRSSS